DNA from Larimichthys crocea isolate SSNF chromosome XIII, L_crocea_2.0, whole genome shotgun sequence:
AAGACTCACTAAATAACAGCAAATAAATGAGCTGCAAAGATTTCTGTTTAGATTCAGTCGCAGATGATGGTGAGACAGATTTAAACTTTCTCTTCCATCTGTTTTGAGATCAGTGTTTCTGTAGTCTGAAGGATGAATCTGACTGTCTACCTGTTGTCCCGTCAGGTGTCTGTGCGCTCCTGTGAATGTCTGAACGGAGCTTCCTGTGTGACCAACGTCAACCTCCCTGCCGGCAGCGGTgaatacctgtgtgtgtgcctggatGGATTTAAAGGTGAGAGGTGTGAGGTGAACATCGACGACTGTAAACCGAACCCCTGCAGACTGGGCCGCTGTATCGACGGGCCCAACTCCTTCACCTGTATCTGCCCACCTGGAATGACAGGTAAGGTTCGACCTGCAGAGCTGTGTCCTTCACAGAGCGCTGTAGTTTAACACATCTTTAATGTgcatcacaaacacagtgtgcTTCATGTCATTTCAGGCCATACATGCAGAGAAGATATAGATGAGTGCGTCTCTCAGCCTTGTTTTCCCGGAGTCGGATGTAACAACACGTTTGGCTCCTTCATCTGTGGAGTCTGCCCACACGGATACGCTGGTGACGGGAAACACTGCGCACGTACGTCTTCTACCTCCACTCATAAGGTCACAAATATTCTACATATtcccataaaaagaccaaaagaaaatcactgtTGCTGAGTTGAATGGCATCCTTTTCTGTTGTCAAGGTAACCAAGACTCCGTGGTCAGAGAGGCAGCGAACACGCCAGTGAGAGTCCCGCAGGTTTCACTGAGGCCCAAACCCTCGAGCCCGTCGCCGTGCTCTCGGCGGCCGTGCCACCCGGGCGTTCAGTGTTTTGAGAGCGTCCACGTCTCGGCGGGCTTCGTCTGTGGACCCTGTCCTCCCGGTCTCCATGGAAACGGACAAACATGCCTAGCAACAAGTGAGAGCGAAGCGTTGCCAGTGACACGACACTGGTGGTTTATACCTACCATAATATAACGtgtgatattatattattttatttagttaccTCAGAGCTGCGTGTTTTATTGCTGACACAATGAAGCTATTTCTGTGTTAGTATTTTAAGTCGTATTCTCTAACTTCCAGTATTTTACAGGTCAGGGGACAGACGCCAGCGGAGCGAATAGTcacatcatcaaatcaaattcaagcAAGGAGATGActcccagctcctcctcttcctcatcatcgTCTCCCAACTCACCCAGACATCCCCCCGACAGGAGGACCAGACCAGAAGTCTCTGGCACCAGGAGAGTTTCTTCAGTGACGCCGCAGAACCAAGCGCCCAGCGGCGTGGAGCCGAACCCCGACCTCACCACCGGGGTCAAATGGGGGTCACCGCATCACCACGTGACCTGTGCCGACTCCCCCTGTTTCCCTGGCGTCCCCTGTGAGCCCACCGTCTCCGGGTCGTTCAGGTGTGGACGCTGCCCGTACGGTTACACTGGAGATGGAGTCACGTGTAAAGGTACGTGTGAGGACAGTTCATCTTTAGGAATGATACGGGGACTAGAGAAGTATGAGGAAGAGAACGTGACACTCCTTCATTGTGTTAAATGTCAGATGAGACGCccaaaaatgtcacttttatgTAAATTATATGCAAATCCCATCATCTTTGTTTACATAATATTAACTGAAGGTGAGCCAGAGGTGTCAGACTCATTTCAGCTCACATACAGACGATTTCAAGTGGGTCAGACCAGTTTTAGCCGTGACACTGGACCCTTCTGTGGGCTGGTCCTGGCCTGTGGGCCTTATGTTTGACCCCCCTACAGTAGAGcttgttttttcaaaataaaagacaacacatttttaagaaAAGGAGGTCCAAACAGGCGTATCTGatgaagctgctgtgtcagtCCTGCGTGACAACATCTCAGATAATcagtttgaatgaattcatttcatatttgaaAGAAGGAAGACCTCGATGTTTCTCCCACAAATGAAATGTGACGCACACGTGTTCAGTAAACACTAAAGCCTGACTCGTCCTGGTCTGATGTGTAGCTGATCCTCATGTTATTGTCTGGTGACTTTAGGAGCTGtgctacagaaacactgagcGTCATCTCCTCTCGTAATGGATGGATTACTTCAACTAAACTTTGTGCTTTCAGCTGTGTGCAGGTATCAGTGTGGGAGGAACATGGAGTGCTCTCTGCCCAACACCTGTACCTGTAAGGACGGCTACACCGGATACAACTGTCACATCGGTGAGAGCGAGATCACGTCGATGAAACAAGTTCATTAAATGGAATCGTTCATGAATGAACGTCTGacgtcttcttctctctcagctgtgTGTCGACCTGACTGCAAGAACCAGGGGAAGTGTGTGAAGCCTAATGTGTGCGAGTGTCCTGCAGGCTACAGCGGGCCCACCTGTGAGGAAGGTAAcctgtccaacacacacacacacacacacactttgctcacAGAATACTGACGAGTGTGCTTGTGTCGTTTACACGATGTGTCTGCATGCAGCGAGCTGCGAGCCGCCTTGTCAACACGGAGGAACCTGTCTGGCCAGAAACCTGTGCACCTGCCCGTACGGATACGTCGGACCCAGATGTGAAATCAGTGAGATGTTTTTGTGATTCACCTTTTTCATTCATGAAGTTTGACTTTCTGTAGCTGACACTATGacatctgtctgtttcagtgGTGTGCAACAGGCACTGTGAAAATGGAGGCGAGTGCGTCTCTCCTGATGTCTGCGAATGTAAACCGGGCTGGTACGGACCGACGTGTAACTCAGGTACTCTGCTAGATGGCACAGAATTGTACCATACGACTTGAATTTGAGCCCTCGGGTTGGAACTGTTAATCAGCCAGACATTTCtctgaaatatataatatatatctgaATGTGTCTCCAGCTCTCTGTAGGCCCGTCTGTCTGAACGGAGGAACCTGCATTAAACCAAACATCTGCGCCTGTCCCAGCGGCTTCTACGGCTCTCAGTGTCAAATCGGTAAGACCGCGATGAAACCTGTGCCGCCGTTCTACCTCCTGTTTCCATGTCAGGTGTaagaatgatgaaaaatgatatGTTGGTCTGCTGATACTGACCTTTTTAATCagttattcattaaaaaaagtttcctttTAACTCTAGATCCAGAATTTTCTGAAATATCAGCAGTTTGATACAAAGATATGAGCACAGTTATGTTTTTGAGAACAGGTTACTGTGCTGAGGGTTTATTTTCACGGATATTATGCTGATTATTCGCTGATACTTCCACTTAAACGTCGACACAAACAGGTCAGGGGTCATGATCGGGCTCACAGACCTCGATAAGGAGCTCAAACAGCAGTTTTGTTGTGTAGGCGTGCACAGCTAAGAGTGGAGATGTTTATTCATACATAATTATGTACAAGACGCTGGAGGCTGTGTGAGTATTTCTTTGTATATCGTTGTCTCAGCTGTTTGCAGTCCTCCCTGTAAGAACGGAGGTCAGTGCATGAGGAACAACGTCTGCTCGTGTCCTGAAGGATACACGGGGAAGCGCTGTCAGAAGAGTAAGTTACATTTCTAATGATTTGAAGACGACCGACACGAGCGGCTCATCTAATAAACACGTGAACAAATGTCCTCCAGGTGTGTGCGAGCCAACCTGCATGAACAAAGGAAAGTGTGTTGGACCCAACACGTGCTCCTGCGCGTCGGGTTGGAGAGGGAAGAGGTGCAACATACGTGAGTGACTGTGTTTTACACATCACAGGTAGTATTACAGGTAGTGTTTTCACTTTCCTGGGTTAGCTTTAGGTTAGGAAGGTTAGTGTGTCAGATTTCTGTGTAAGCTGcgttatactgtatgttcacgCCTTCccctctctgttctgtctgcagctgtctgtctgcaaaAGTGTAAAAACGGCGGCGAGTGTTTGGGACCAAACACCTGCCACTGTCCGGCCGGCTGGGAAGGTCTGCAGTGTCAGACACGTGAGTTTAAAACAACAGTCTGATCTGGGCTTACAGTTAAGAGTGTCGACAGGAGTGTTTACTGTCATGGTGTCGATTCCCTCCTCAGCGGTCTGTAAACAGCGGTGCTTGAATGGAGGGCGGTGTGTCCTTCCGGACTACTGCCACTGTCGGAAGGGCTACCAGGGCCTCACCTGCGCAATAAAGGTAAACACAGGAGTCACACTCCATCTGATGACTCCAGGGTTAGAGGTTATATCCTCTCTGGGGCTCTGCAGCTTCTTGCTTGAGTTATGCATCCGTTTCTTTGAAAGATAAAAACCTGGTGATGTTTGAAAAATCACCAGAAGGTCGTCCAACACAGTGACGGCTCGGGAAACTGTTTCTTAGCGTGCAGTGACAGAATATTTTCTAGTCTTTGAGCAGTAAGTGATACCAGGTCTTTATCTTTCAGAGAAAAAGATGCAAGAGAAGCacaaactttataaaaaaatgCACGAcgataatgtaaaaaaaaaaggtaaattcagacaggatctgcTGGACATTTGAGTCGGTGTAGTGTGTGCAGCGTCCTGCGACTGAGAAGCCAGATTCAACTTCACACTGCGGTCAAACCTCCAAatttaaactctgatactctgcctgttgtgttctggctttgtttattgcatgaaccagcttctaaatctgacactCACAAgttacgctgcaaaatagagacacaaaaACGTTTGAAAGGGAGAGAGCGTGCAGTGGttaagagacacagacagtgaatgagagtgagagtgagggagcgccggcCTCAATGAAGCTGTTAATCAGTGAAATGCAGTTACGGTGATTCACCgcagcgcctgatcctgtctgaatgtaccttCAGGATGTAAAGACAGTCCACCATCTTGTTGTTAATGTTGAATTTGTTCACAGGCCTCACAAGCGTGACGGAAGCGGAAACGAGACGTTGGATGAAAGAAGCTACAAAATGCACAAAGCGGGAAGAGAGCACCATAAATgaactgaatgtgtgtgaatgagcgagtgtgtatgtgtgtgtgtgtggatttcgagtgtgtgtgtgtgtgtgtgtgtgtgtgtgtgtgtgtgtgtgtgtgtctgaaggcTAACAGAGGGACTTGATGTATTGCACTTGTCTTTGCGTCCCTGTATATCACTACCTCAAGGCtcaaagtgacacacacatctgttaaAGGCATCGGCAGCGCTTACAAAAGATGTTCAATAAATACACGACAAATGAATCTGTCCGGCCGCGATTCATCAGAACATTTCAGCCAGATTATAGCCCGGTTCACCAGACTGATGTGCACTGTTTGTTTCTTAGTAATGAGAATAATAAATCTGCTTCAGTAATTATGCCTAATTTAGATGGTACACATCAGTAAcgtgttttatttgtctttggcCTGTTTTAAGTTATAGACTGTTATCCATTTACACTgatactaaatatatatatacacacagtaaaGACTTGTTTGGGTTTACACTTACAGATTACACTGTGGTACGAGTTACACGagactaaataaagaaaatgtttcatatttttgtgtttttgtttcgtTAAAGGGACAGCGTGTGAAAGTTAGTGGCCTCCAGTGGTGAGATTGCAGATCGTGAGTGTTGGAGAAGCTACGGTGGCCTTCATGTGCCAAAAGAGGTCAGACTGTTGAGGTTCCCTTAGATACATATATTTACTTACTGGTTCCATATGTAGATATAAGTGctagttttatttcatttctgatgATAGATCACCCTAAAAGTCACAAACTGAACCGTTAAATGAGCTCTTAAAACGCATAAAATTCATTTAATGacacattacagtacagtacatgagAATGAGaacagtttctttaaaaataatgataaaaaacaaatgtaaaaactacCAATGTTtcagataaaatataataattgtcCTCATCAGCACGACAGGGTGGTCACACTAGTGGGACTTTTTCCTCTCCGCGCAGCGAGGGCCGGAGAACGGCGGGCGACAGCGGCATTTGTCCGGAGAAATGCACTTCCCTCCGTTCAGGCAGGGCTGAGCGCACACAGCtacaacacacaaaagacaaaagtgttTAAATCATTTAGAAGAATCAGAGGAACATGTTTTAGTGCCGGGTCACATCTGGAAAAGCACTGAACTTGAAAACCTTCAGCCCTCAGCAAGACGCTGTAGACATCTGGCAGACTGACACTCAGTTAAGACGTAGACGTTTTACTGGGACCGTGAACTGCCTGAAGGGGTCTTAACTCACCGGTATGGCAGGCGCCGCCCAGCCATCCCTCCGGACAGCTGCAGATTCCTGGAGCCACGCAGATTCCCCCGTTCCTGCAGCCCTGAGGACAGATCGCTGCACgggaagcaaacaaacaggCCATAGTGAGACATTCCCAGCATGCCGAGAAAGAGATCTGAGCTCCAGCTGGAGCTGACAAACATTTCAGCGAAGGCTGAGATGCTAAAGGAGCCAAAACCCCACTCATGTATGCTAAATATATAGCTAAAGCAGattggcttagcttagcataaagactggaaacaagtgGAAACTGTTAGcatggctctgtccaaagttccCTACCATAAGACGTCAAGTTGTGATTTCCCTCCACTCCCAgattttatgctaagctaacccaATCAACTTAAACAAGATGTAACCAAGGAGCCGAGAGCTAAGCTAGCTGctatgctaactgctagctgtagcttcataaTTAGCGCACAAACATGAAGCGTGGAGGCCGAGACGCTctcattttagcatttttagaGTTAGCTCATTTCTGTACACTGAATATGAAGCTAAAGCCAGCAGccgattagcttagcttagcacaaagactgtaaacaaaaggaaaaaaaacaccaaaatccACCTAACGGCACCTGTTAATTAACATATTATTTATCCCgctaattaaaaacagaagcagagccAGTTTGGCCACTTTCCCTCTACTTCCAgttttaatgctaagctaagctaaccacatGTAGCTTCATAAAGCAAATGAGCACATTTAGCAAACTATTccattaaaacagattaaacaagATGTTAATTAACGAACTTTAGAGGAGCTAACAGCCAAGCTAGCTGTTTTACCCTCCTATTTCCAATCTTTaagctaagctatgctaagctaaccacctGTAGCGTCAATAAAATTACAAATTGTGATTTAAACTTCAGTTTTGGTACAGATTGAGCAAACAAGATGTTAATTAACGAGCTTAAGAGGAGCTAACAGCCAAGCTAGCTGTTTTACCCTTCTATTTCCAAtctttaagctaagctaagctaacggctGCTagctgtggcttcatatttaacgCCGTAACGATCTTCTTGTCTAACTCTTAACGCATGAAAATGAAGCATGTTACCAAACGTAACgatttcttttaaattacagAAGTTAGAGATGGAGCCAAGAGCTATTTTGTTAATGAGTAGCTTAGCTTAAAGCTAGCCAATGAGCCAGACAGCTACAGAAAAGCTAAATCAGGTGTTTTACAACTACAAACACCTCGACAGAGCCTCGATTCTCTGTTGCTGAGCTCACTTCATCTGCAATTTACCGCCAAGAACATCTCAACGTCGTTTAAATCCACTAAATAAGATGAACTGCAGCCGCGTTGTTGCTTCACAGCTTGACAGCAACTTGGCCTGAACtggaaaatctttttaaaaCGTGTTAAAGTTGGTGAACGTCTCTCTGAATCTCTCCGGCTCCATTTGGTGGCTTTGACCTCTTGGTGTTAACGAGGTGCTGGGGGTGTAATTAGAGACGGCCATAAACAGACCTTCTTGGCATTTCGAGCCGGTCCAGCTCGAGGGGCAGATACACTTGGCCACTCCGTTGACAGCGATGCATTCGCCTCCGTTCCAACATCCGGCGTCACACGTCACTGCCAAAAGACACACAGGTCACACCTACGATCACACCTACgatcattcagcctgcctttGTAGTCCTGAggaggcaggactacaaacatggcagcGGATTATAATCCTTTCTGTGCACTTGTCATCATTTGCATAGATCGACCAGAGGTTATTCggtttttaatgctttttattAGAAGTTTGATGAGGTTAAAATTACAGAAATTCAAAAACTGGAAGTcaaatgtaatttgtgttttccagctgaCTGCTTTAGGGGGTCTCAACCCACATGTTGGGAAACACTAGACTGTCTCAACAGTCTAGTGTTAGTCtgataatttaacatttaggcTCATTTATGCCACTTTTACTGCACGTGCAAGAAGGAAAACACAGATTACAGGATGgattcagaacaaaaacacacaaagacgaTCACTGTAACCACCTGCTATTTCATTTATGAGTCCCAGACTCACCTTTGTGACAGTATCTTCCTCCAAATCCTGGAGGACATCTGCATTTTCCAGGGCGAAGACACTCTCCTCCATTCTTACATTTGGGATAACAGTTGGCTGCATTCACACAAGAGattttttacttattattaATGAAGTTTTGGCTTTATTTAGTCTCTTTTCTCATgtgaaaatcaacattttatgtCTTAAAACCATCAGATTCTATATTAAACTTACTGAAGTATAAGAAAACTGTCAGTGTAACACTTTATAAATGAGATTTAAGTGAGGTAACATCACCATACTGGCAGGTCTCTCCTTCGTAGCCTCTGGAGCAGAAGCATGTGTTGTTGCGGATGCAGATCCCCGCGTGTGCACACGGCGGCTCGCACCTCGCTTTGGGGTCAAAGACGAACCCGACCGCGACTCCGCGGGGCGCGTCCGAGAGTCCGGAGCAAACACCGACCAGAGCCAGCAAGGAGGCGAGCAGCACCGCAGAACCGAGACCCACGAAACGCATGTTTGGAGGTGTTTATGGtcgaggagcaggagcaggcaGACGGTGGAcgcagagatggaggagaaagtCCCACAAACGCCGAGACTTCTCCACGTCGCCCCCGCTCCTCCTGCACACTCTGGGAAACTACAACCAGAGCCGGGGAGGGGGGAGCACGGCGGGGCGGAGCCGGCTGAGAGTCCTGATGAGGGGGCTGGATGGTGAGTGAGTGAccgcagaaacacaaacacacacaacttatttatatattttattattattattatagtagtagtagtagtagtattatctTATTAGTCTTCTTAAATCAGTATATAAACTGtaatagattatatatatatatatatatattctatatatatatatatagcattGTTTTGCTACTGTGTTATCTTTTATTCAGTGGCAGCAGTtaccttcaaattaaaataatttataaatatgCCATCTAACAAAATGACAGACTGTATTGtagttttatgtctgtgtgggACGAGACCTGAGCATAGTTTTATAGTACTGTAGTTTTATAGTACTGTCGTTTTGTAGTACTGTAGTTTTATAGTACTGTAGTTTTACAGTACTGTAGTACTGGATGTACACGCTGTAGTGAGATGGAGAAAACTCCGCCAGCTGAGAAAAAGCTTCAgtgtagcttcatatttcagACGAGTTCATGAAGAACACACGAGGAAAAGACATTTCCTTTTACCTGGAGAGAGGAAGTCTGTCTGTATGAACTGTGtggtgaggaggtgaggaggtgagggaggctctgctgtaatgacaataaCAGAACCAGATCACATGTCAGGCCTCTGTACAGTGAAGCCTGTCGACTGAGAGCCCAAACAGCTCCTGCTCGACGACTTAACGACGTGTTCGCACAGAAACACGACGGTTCCCACACGTGAACTCATACTGTGTTCATACTTCACGGTGTTTAAGACATAACGAGGTGAAATGTGACCCGagagtttgactgtttttatgatcTAAAACATCACGTTAAAATACACGAGTGAAACAATCAGGACgtaacttttttatttctctgattaaacAGCGTTATCGAtgccggcgctcgctcactctcattcactgtctgtgtctcttaaCCAACGCTCGCTTGTTTTGTCAGTATATTGGTGTCACGACAAAGTTTCATCAGAGttgtgattaaaaatatcgtGACAAGTAGCACAGAACAAGAGAGAGGCTATAATTGTTCGACAGCGTATATCTTAAATGATTTAACGTGTTAAAACAATATGAAACTTAAATATTCTTAAATAATATTCGTCATTTGTgtaagaaaaaagtcaaatcgGTGCAGAGTCAGGCTTTAGTTCCCAGTGTGTATTGATGACAGTCCATCATAATGTGGTTTAATTATAAAACATCTGATATGAAAGAGAAGTTGCTGTCACTGGATAAAAGTACCAAAGTATTCACCATAATTCCAccacatgaaacatgcagaatatgaaaataaacataataagaCACTGAACATTAATGTGTGTCATGTGTAATATGCTCAGACGAAGGGAAAACTCGCAGTACTCGCTGGCTGTgcgtgtttttttgtgttttttttgtgttggcGCTCTGGTCCAAACCACTGACCTGGATTTCAGAGAGGAAGTGAGCTGGTGTTTTAACGAGCGCAGCAGATGTGAACATACCGAGACaaacaagagacacacacacacaccagagacacacacaccagagacacacacacaccagagacacacacacatcagagacacacacacaccagagacacacaagagacacacacacacatcagagacacacacacacaccagagacacacaccagagacacacacacacatcagagacacacacatcagagacacacaagagacacacaccagagacacacacatcagagacacacaagagacacacaccagagacacgcacacacaccagagacacaccagagacacacacacacacacacacacatcagagacacacaagagacacacacacacacacaccagagacacAGCTGagacacacaagagacacacaccagagacacacaagagacacaccggagacacagcagagacacacaagaGACACGTCCAACAAGGAGAGGTCGACGTACGGTACGACCAGAGAGACGTGATGACAatagaaacacagaaatattcagtCAGATTAAAGATCTGACCTGTTCACGTGGAACATAAGAAAGAAAGTTTCATTCACATTTGTTACCTTTGATGTTTCTGttggaaacaaaaataaactgagaaaccacatattgatattattatttcatcatgACCGTTACCATGACGCTACTGTTACCCCCAATTAAAAATTTAGTAATCCCATTTGGTAAAATTCCCAAGATTTGGAATTGTTCCAAAATTACCCAGCTTAACTTTGCCATTTAGAATATTGCTGGAAATTTCCACACCTTTGCAACCCTAAAAGGAAACAtcctaattttatttattttaaNNNNNNNNNNacacacatcagagacacaccagagacacacacacatcagagacacatcagagacacacacacacaccagagacacAGTTGAGACACGTCCAACAAGGAGAGGTCGACGTACGGTACGACCAGAGAGACGTGATGACAatagaaac
Protein-coding regions in this window:
- the seraf gene encoding von Willebrand factor D and EGF domain-containing protein, coding for MRFVGLGSAVLLASLLALVGVCSGLSDAPRGVAVGFVFDPKARCEPPCAHAGICIRNNTCFCSRGYEGETCQYANCYPKCKNGGECLRPGKCRCPPGFGGRYCHKVTCDAGCWNGGECIAVNGVAKCICPSSWTGSKCQEAICPQGCRNGGICVAPGICSCPEGWLGGACHTAVCAQPCLNGGKCISPDKCRCRPPFSGPRCAERKKSH